DNA sequence from the Penicillium psychrofluorescens genome assembly, chromosome: 3 genome:
AGCTGTGGGAGCAGTCTGGCCGCCTGAAGGAGGGCTCGGAGGTATGCCCCTGCTCTGCTTTTGTCAGGATCACTCCGCTCAAATGCTATTCAGTTATTCCGGTTCAATGACAGGAGAGACACACGCTTCCTCCTCGCACCAACACACGAGGAAGAAATCACAAAACTCGTGGGGAGTCTGACAACGTCTTACAAGAGCCTCCCGTTACGAGTATATCAAATATGTGAGATTACCCCTTCCATTGCAAATGAGGGATACTAATGAACCCTTAGCGAGAAAATATAGAGACGAGCCTCGGCCAAGACAGGGGCTTCTTCGTGGGCGAGAGTTCGTCATGAAAGACCTCTACACATTCGACTACAACGTGCCAGAGGCACTCAAGACCTATGAGTCAGTCAAGACCGCCTACATGAATATGTTCAACGAGCTGAAAATACCGTACCTtgttgcggcggcggatTCGGGCAACATGGGCGGCAGTCTGAGCCATGAGTTCCATTTTCCCAGCTCTAAGGGCGAAGATCAGGTGGTGAGCTGTTCTCACTGCGACCATGTATATAATGAGGAGGTTGCAGACGGGAAAACGCACAGTTTCCATGAATCCGAATCCTCTGAACCTGGCTTCCAGACCGACGAGAAGGCACCTGTCGCAGGTGGACCGACTATCTCAACTGGCATGTGGTCGGCCATCTCTCATGACGGCAACACCTTGCTTCGGGTGTGGTACCCCAAATTCTCAATGCAGAATGATTCTTCAGAACCCGTGGAGCGACAGGTCAACTCACATGCTGTCAAGGCGGTTGCCACCGCGGCCGGagtcgatcttgatctcAGCGTGGAGAATCCTGTTCACAAGTGGACTACTCACGCCCACTCCCACAAGTCTGCTACCCAGAAACCACGCGTGCTGGACGTGTATGATTCGCAAGTGCGAGTATACCAGCGCCCACCACTCAGTGATCTCCTCCAAGATGCCGGCTGCACGGCTGCCGACATTGAATACTCGATGCTGGACCGATTCCCCGGTGCCGAGAACAAGCTCAGTCTGGTCCGGGTACACGATGGGGACAAATGCTTGCGTTGTGCACATGGGTCATTGACGAGCCACACCGCTGTCGAAATGGGCCACACATTCCATCTGGGGACACGGTACAGCGAGGTGCTTCATGCGTCCGTGACCGTGAACCCGACTGTGCTGGAGGGATCCCCAGAGTCTGGTTCTGCGACGGAGCAGATCGTGCCGATGCAGATGGGTTGCCACGGAATTGGAGTTTCGCGCATGATTTCGGCGGTAGCAGACCGACTTGCAGATTCAAAGGGCCTCAACTGGCCCCGTGTAGTGGCACCGTTCGAGGTCGTGGTCGTCTCGGGTAAAGGACTGGATGCTGTCGCAGACCAGGTGTACGACTGCCTGACGTCTCCGTCATCAGTCCCAGTAGATGCCGTCCTCGATGACCGGGATAAGAGCATGGGCTGGAAATTGGGCGATGCCGATCTGATTGGGTATCCGGTCATTGTGGTTGTCGGCAACggatggaagaagcagcaaaCGCTGGAGGTGCAGTGTCGGCGACTGAACCTACGTGAAGACGTGCGGTTGGACCGGCTATCGGAGTCTGTGCAGACGCTTCTGGTGCAGCTGTGAGAGTATAATTTAGAGCATATAGTGTGTATGATTAGCGGTCCATGTACAAATACCTATCTCAAGTGGAGTCCCGTGTATAGTGCGTGGCATTTCTATTCTCGCTCCCACTCAATGCTACACCGCCCTATTGCCACTACTTCCACTTTTCTCTGCTGGACGATCTGCTTCAAACCTCCCCGCGGCAATTCCACACCACACCCCGGTGATGCGTGGGAGATAAATACTCAGTCTACTAATtcctcgacaccatccaaCCTCCTGGAATCAGCATTCCACTACCCACAATGTCCACATCAAGCTccaccggcggcggagcTCCTCCAGGCTCGAGCAAGACTCCCTCTCATCCCAGTGTCAACGAACCCAGCCAGCTAATATTTCAATCACACAGTCAATCTCGCCTCCCTCTCCGTCCCACAACTCCGCTCCCTTCAAACACGCCTCACCTCCGAACTGGAACACCTAACCTCGTCTCATGCCAAGCTGCGCGCCGCCCAGGCCAAGTTCCGCGATTGTGTGCGCTCGATCAACGACGGTGTCGTCGGGTCCGCGAATAAGGGAACGGCAGGCCGTGAGGAGATTCTGGTCCCGCTGACGAGCTCGCTGTATGTGAAGGGGACGCTGGCGGATCGGGAGAAGGTGCTTGTGGATGTTGGGACCGGATTTTATGTTGAGAAGGTGAGTGGATGAACTCGGGGCAGGGAAAGGGAAATAAAAATCATGGCTAATGAATGGATGATTGATGGGGATAGACACCTGCCAAGGCCATTGCGTTCTATGAGGACAAGGTCAAGGGACTGGATGTCAATttgcaggagctggagaagattgtGCAGGAGAAGAATACCCATCTGCGGGTCACGGAGGAGAGTGAGTGTTTTCTTCTGTCTATCCCTCTCAATACTGATCTTTTTCTAGTGCTGCGACAGAAGATGCTCAGTGGGGAAGGGGCGCCAGCacaggcggcggcggcaggCTAGATACTGTTGGTGTTGCTGGAGATCGATAGAAATAAACCCATTGAACAAAATAATTGTCGAGTGGTGGTCAGATGAGCGTGCTTTCCTCATTCACTCACTGCCAGACtactcttcctctttctttctttctttcttcttctcccacctagcctctcttccctcttctcttcccatcctctTTCGTCTCTCTAcccttcccatcctcctcaccactctttcttcctccttctctcatGCTCATGCTCATGCCCTGCATCTCACGAGCCTGAGTCCTGTTTAGTCCAGCCTGTTCTTTCCGTGCTCAGTGGTGGTAAACATGGAGTGCGTTTACCCTTACACCCTGATCTCATCCAGACTCAAAT
Encoded proteins:
- a CDS encoding uncharacterized protein (ID:PFLUO_005252-T1.cds;~source:funannotate), with product MFAGLRPSPASRRWLVLAHRRVRHCGLHYDGRSRTSNFWIPTGGIKKQSTDGGKAEDANDLLIRGGFLRQAYSGIFHLLPLGLRVQEKVERLIDRHMRSLGASKVSLSSFSSQELWEQSGRLKEGSELFRFNDRRDTRFLLAPTHEEEITKLVGSLTTSYKSLPLRVYQISRKYRDEPRPRQGLLRGREFVMKDLYTFDYNVPEALKTYESVKTAYMNMFNELKIPYLVAAADSGNMGGSLSHEFHFPSSKGEDQVVSCSHCDHVYNEEVADGKTHSFHESESSEPGFQTDEKAPVAGGPTISTGMWSAISHDGNTLLRVWYPKFSMQNDSSEPVERQVNSHAVKAVATAAGVDLDLSVENPVHKWTTHAHSHKSATQKPRVLDVYDSQVRVYQRPPLSDLLQDAGCTAADIEYSMLDRFPGAENKLSLVRVHDGDKCLRCAHGSLTSHTAVEMGHTFHLGTRYSEVLHASVTVNPTVLEGSPESGSATEQIVPMQMGCHGIGVSRMISAVADRLADSKGLNWPRVVAPFEVVVVSGKGLDAVADQVYDCLTSPSSVPVDAVLDDRDKSMGWKLGDADLIGYPVIVVVGNGWKKQQTLEVQCRRLNLREDVRLDRLSESVQTLLVQL
- a CDS encoding uncharacterized protein (ID:PFLUO_005253-T1.cds;~source:funannotate), translating into MSTSSSTGGGAPPGSSKTPSHPINLASLSVPQLRSLQTRLTSELEHLTSSHAKLRAAQAKFRDCVRSINDGVVGSANKGTAGREEILVPLTSSLYVKGTLADREKVLVDVGTGFYVEKTPAKAIAFYEDKVKGLDVNLQELEKIVQEKNTHLRVTEEMLRQKMLSGEGAPAQAAAAG